One window from the genome of Cucumis melo cultivar AY chromosome 10, USDA_Cmelo_AY_1.0, whole genome shotgun sequence encodes:
- the LOC103489445 gene encoding U-box domain-containing protein 14, with product MGPSEKDMVVNQLPESVREISGLPECNGICKKMYGDLIRRVKLLSPLFEELRDGEEEVELDVLKSLELLKIALDSAIELLKSVSRGSKLFQASQSEMIGLEFHHMTEDIEAALSKLPIDKLGISDEVREQTELVHAQFKRAKERVSLADTQLDKDLAILQEEKDPDPAVLKRLSEKLHLRTLNDLKKESLAIHELVISSDGDPEDVFGKMSSILKKLKDFVQSENPEVETSQDEKTTTIKHRSPVIPDDFRCPISLELMRDPVIVSTGQTYERSCIQKWLDAGHKTCPKSQQALLHTALTPNYVLKSLIALWCENNGVELPKKQGSCRNKKAGNNVSDCDRSAIDALLVKLVNGSPEQKRSAAGELRLLAKRNSDNRICIAEAGAIPFLVELLSSNDTRTQEHAVTALLNLSINDGNKRTIVDLRAIPAVVEVLRNGSMEARENAAATLFSLSVIDENKVAIGAAGAIPALISLLREGTPRGKKDAATAIFNLSIYQGNKARAIRAGIVNPLMGFLKDAGGGMVDEALAILAILATHHEGKTAIGEAEPMTILLEFIRTGSPRNRENAAAVLWSLCSTDFEQLKLAREHGAEEALKEVSENGTERAKRKAGSILELFQRFDRPSPNL from the exons ATGGGTCCATCGGAGAAAGATATGGTGGTGAATCAACTGCCGGAGTCCGTGAGGGAGATTTCAGGGCTTCCTGAGTGTAACGGCATCTGTAAGAAGATGTATGGGGACCTGATTCGAAGAGTCAAATTATTGAGCCCTCTGTTTGAAGAATTAAGAGATGGGGAAGAAGAAGTTGAGTTGGATGTTCTTAAGAGCTTGGAGTTGCTCAAAATTGCGTTGGATTCTGCTATTGAGCTTCTTAAGTCGGTCAGCCGAGGTAGCAAGCTATTTCAG GCTTCGCAGTCGGAAATGATTGGCCTTGAGTTTCATCATATGACAGAAGATATTGAAGCAGCGCTCAGCAAGCTTCCCATTGACAAGCTTGGGATCTCGGACGAGGTTCGGGAACAG ACTGAACTTGTTCATGCGCAATTCAAACGAGCAAAAGAGCGAGTAAGTTTAGCTGATACGCAATTAGACAAGGATTTAGCCATAttacaagaagaaaaagatCCCGACCCTGCAGTATTGAAGAGACTTTCTGAAAAGCTGCATCTTCGAACTCTAAACGATCTGAAGAAAGAGTCACTAGCGATCCATGAGTTAGTGATCTCGAGTGATGGAGACCCTGAGGATGTTTTTGGTAAAATGTCGTCCATTTTAAAGAAGTTGAAGGATTTTGTACAATCAGAAAACCCGGAAGTTGAAACTTCTCAAGACGAAAAAACTACTACCATTAAACACAGATCTCCTGTCATCCCCGACGATTTCAGATGCCCCATATCTCTTGAATTGATGAGGGATCCGGTTATCGTTTCCACCGGGCAG ACATATGAGAGATCTTGCATTCAGAAATGGTTGGATGCAGGGCACAAAACTTGTCCAAAATCTCAGCAAGCTTTACTACATACAGCCTTAACACCAAATTACGTTTTGAAGAGTCTAATTGCTTTGTGGTGCGAGAACAATGGTGTTGAACTGCCAAAGAAGCAAGGTAGCTGTAGAAACAAGAAAGCCGGAAACAATGTTTCGGACTGTGATCGGTCAGCCATCGATGCGTTACTAGTAAAATTGGTAAATGGATCTCCAGAACAAAAAAGATCAGCTGCAGGCGAGCTCCGGTTACTAGCGAAGAGGAATTCGGATAACAGAATTTGTATTGCTGAGGCAGGAGCTATTCCATTCCTTGTTGAACTATTATCCTCGAATGACACTAGGACCCAGGAGCATGCAGTTACGGCGTTATTGAATCTTTCAATCAACGACGGTAACAAAAGAACCATTGTCGACTTACGAGCCATACCTGCCGTAGTAGAAGTGTTGAGAAATGGCAGTATGGAGGCAAGGGAAAATGCAGCTGCAACGCTTTTCAGTCTATCCGTAATTGACGAGAACAAGGTTGCAATCGGAGCAGCCGGGGCAATTCCTGCCCTTATTAGTTTGCTTCGAGAAGGTACGCCAAGAGGAAAGAAAGATGCTGCCACTGCTATTTTCAATCTATCAATATATCAGGGAAACAAAGCTAGAGCAATAAGAGCAGGAATTGTGAATCCACTTATGGGATTTCTAAAAGATGCTGGAGGTGGAATGGTGGATGAAGCTCTAGCCATTCTAGCAATACTTGCAACTCACCATGAAGGAAAAACGGCAATAGGGGAAGCTGAGCCGATGACGATTCTGTTGGAGTTCATCAGAACAGGTTCTCCACGAAACCGGGAGAATGCTGCTGCTGTGCTGTGGTCGCTTTGTAGTACGGATTTCGAGCAGTTGAAGCTAGCTAGAGAACATGGGGCAGAAGAGGCATTAAAGGAAGTATCTGAGAATGGCACAGAGAGAGCAAAGAGAAAAGCAGGAAGCATTTTAGAACTGTTTCAACGTTTTGATAGACCATCACCTAATCTATAA
- the LOC103489446 gene encoding SKP1-like protein 12 — MRTVNLRSSENEIFKVSEEVAKQSVVVRNFLEEDNSNGDEITIPLPNISGKLLGMVIEWIAMHVEEKLAEEDLHAWKTKFMEDLDLDLLFELIMAANYLEVTDLFHATCQCVADKISGKSPEEIRKIFNITNDFTPEEEAEIRRQNAWVFEPSGSGSTSGSK; from the coding sequence ATGAGGACTGTTAACCTAAGATCATCTGAGAACGAGATTTTCAAGGTGAGTGAGGAGGTCGCGAAGCAATCAGTGGTGGTTCGTAACTTTCTTGAAGAGGACAATTCCAATGGCGATGAAATCACGATTCCGCTGCCGAATATCAGTGGAAAATTGCTGGGAATGGTGATCGAGTGGATTGCGATGCATGTCGAGGAAAAATTAGCAGAGGAAGATCTTCATGCTTGGAAAACCAAGTTCATGGAGGATCTGGATTTGGATTTGTTGTTTGAGCTTATAATGGCTGCCAATTACCTGGAAGTTACCGATTTATTTCATGCAACTTGCCAATGTGTCGCTGATAAAATCTCCGGAAAGAGTCCGGAGGAGATTCGGAAGATCTTTAACATCACGAATGATTTTACACCTGAAGAAGAGGCTGAGATTCGACGCCAGAATGCTTGGGTCTTCGAACCATCCGGTAGCGGTAGCACCAGCGGCAGTAAATAA